In Salvelinus alpinus chromosome 20, SLU_Salpinus.1, whole genome shotgun sequence, a genomic segment contains:
- the LOC139546429 gene encoding protein ABHD13-like, which produces MEKPWRLWGSVERCALALASWSWGACRISLLALILTFHLYGGFFLLALILASVAAILYKFQDVLLYFPDQPPSSRLYVAMPTGIPHENVYIRTKDGVRLNLILLRYTGGDSLDNPGVAPINASNPASTAPPTILYFHGNAGNIGHRVPNALLMLVNLKANVVLVDYRGYGKSEGEPSEDGLYLDAQATLDYVMTRPDLDKTKVMVFGRSLGGAVAVRLASANPHRVAAIVVENTFLSIPHMAATLFSFLPMRLLPLWFYRNQFLSYRQVALCRMPSLFVSGLSDQLIPPVMMKQLYELSPARTKRLAIFSEGTHNDTWQCQGYFAALEQFVKDLMNSHTREESVQSTASVTII; this is translated from the coding sequence atGGAGAAGCCGTGGAGGCTGTGGGGCTCGGTGGAGCGCTGTGCCCTGGCCTTGGCCTCCTGGTCTTGGGGTGCCTGTCGCATCTCTCTCCTGGCCCTCATCCTCACCTTCCACCTCTATGGAGGCTTCTTTCTCCTGGCTCTCATCCTGGCCTCGGTGGCCGCCATCCTCTACAAGTTCCAGGACGTGCTGCTCTACTTCCCCGACCAGCCGCCCTCCTCCCGGCTCTATGTGGCCATGCCAACAGGCATCCCCCATGAGAACGTCTACATCCGCACCAAGGACGGCGTGCGCCTCAACCTTATCCTGCTCCGCTACACCGGCGGAGACAGCCTTGATAACCCCGGGGTCGCCCCCATCAACGCATCTAACCCTGCCTCCACGGCACCGCCCACGATCCTTTATTTCCACGGCAACGCGGGCAACATCGGGCACCGGGTGCCCAACGCTCTGCTGATGCTGGTGAACCTGAAGGCCAACGTGGTGCTGGTGGACTACCGGGGGTATGGGAAGAGCGAGGGCGAGCCCAGTGAGGACGGCCTGTACCTGGACGCCCAGGCCACGCTGGACTACGTGATGACCCGGCCTGACCTGGACAAGACCAAGGTGATGGTGTTTGGCCGCTCTCTGGGGGGCGCGGTGGCGGTTCGCCTGGCCTCGGCAAACCCTCATCGCGTGGCGGCCATCGTGGTGGAGAACACCTTCCTCAGCATCCCCCACATGGCTGCCACGCTTTTCTCCTTCCTGCCCATGAGGCTGCTGCCCCTGTGGTTCTACCGGAACCAGTTCCTGTCCTACAGACAGGTGGCGCTGTGCCGGATGCCCTCGCTGTTCGTGTCGGGCCTATCAGACCAGCTCATCCCGCCCGTCATGATGAAGCAACTTTACGAGCTGTCGCCGGCACGGACTAAACGTCTGGCCATCTTCTCTGAGGGCACGCACAACGACACATGGCAGTGCCAGGGCTACTTCGCCGCCCTGGAACAGTTTGTCAAGGACCTGATGAATAGCCACACCCGCGAGGAGAGCGTCCAGTCCACAGCCAGCGTCACAATCATCTAg